The Solanum lycopersicum chromosome 9, SLM_r2.1 genome window below encodes:
- the LOC101253131 gene encoding malate dehydrogenase, with the protein MAKDPVRVLVTGAAGQIGYALVPMIARGVMLGADQPVILHMLDIPPAAEALNGVKMELVDAAFPLLKGVVATTDAVEACTGVNVAVMVGGFPRKEGMERKDVMSKNVSIYKSQASALEKHAAPNCKVLVVANPANTNALILKEFAPSIPEKNITCLTRLDHNRALGQISERLSVQVSDVKNVIIWGNHSSSQYPDVNHATVSTPAGDKPVRELVADDAWLNGEFISTVQQRGAAIIKARKLSSALSAASSACDHIRDWVLGTPEGTFVSMGVYSDGSYNVPAGLIYSFPVTCKNGEWSIVQGLPIDEFSRKKLDLTAEELSEEKALAYSCLA; encoded by the exons ATGGCCAAAGATCCAGTTCGCGTTCTCGTTACTGGTGCTGCAG GACAAATTGGATATGCCTTGGTGCCTATGATTGCCAGGGGAGTGATGTTGGGCGCAGATCAGCCTGTAATTCTCCACATGTTGGATATTCCACCTGCTGCTGAGGCACTGAATGGAGTGAAGATGGAATTAGTAGATGCTGCCTTCCCTCTTCTTAAGG GTGTCGTTGCCACAACTGATGCTGTTGAGGCATGCACCGGTGTCAACGTTGCGGTCATGGTTGGAGGTTTCCCCAGGAAAGAAGGCATGGAAAGGAAAGATGTGATGTCAAAGAATGTGTCTATTTACAAGTCCCAGGCATCTGCACTTGAGAAGCATGCAGCTCCCAACTGCAAG GTGTTGGTTGTTGCTAACCCTGCTAATACAAATGCATTGATCTTGAAAGAATTTGCACCATCCATTCCTGAGAAGAATATTACCTGTCTCACAAGGTTGGACCATAACAGGGCCCTCGGCCAAATCTCAGAGAGACTGAGTGTCCAAGTTAGTGATgttaaaaatgtcattatttgggGAAACCACTCATCATCACAGTATCCTGATGTCAACCATGCAACAGTTTCAACACCAGCTGGTGATAAGCCAGTCCGTGAACTTGTTGCTGATGATGCATG GTTGAACGGTGAGTTCATTTCTACTGTACAGCAGAGGGGTGCTGCCATTATCAAGGCTAGAAAGCTTTCTAGTGCCCTTTCCGCTGCTAGTTCTGCTTGTGATCACATTCGTGACTGGGTCCTTGGAACTCCAGAG GGAACTTTTGTTTCTATGGGTGTTTACTCTGATGGGTCATACAATGTCCCAGCTGGGCTTATTTATTCCTTCCCAGTTACATGCAAAAATGGAGAATGGTCCATTGTTCAAG GTCTTCCAATTGACGAGTTCTCAAGAAAGAAGTTGGACTTGACAGCCGAGGAACTATCAGAGGAAAAAGCATTGGCTTACTCCTGCCTTGCTTAA
- the LOC104649396 gene encoding uncharacterized protein, whose translation MSNFNLGKKLILPTKKTWKSFTNKLQSKLHKLKLSKAIKSSKNLCIRAYNYISPIITRKFYSFIHRSSSPPPRTHRKFYNNYYQYQQCHKSTSPIYVDHLFPEPILKKPACQNKISAPQTEEFVASSSGGDVKCRNKLDQKEQEIIMKGIEVNNALKKGKTIIESSGINNYRTCNNIIDEWRTPSMPHINGVDKRAEEFISKVREDMELERQKSILDFQEMLARGV comes from the coding sequence ATGTCAAATTTCAACTTAGGAAAAAAGCTTATTCTACCAACTAAAAAAACATGGAAAAGCTTCACGAACAAATTACAATCAAAGTTACACAAACTCAAACTTTCAAAAGCTATCAAAAGTTCCAAAAACCTTTGCATTAGAGCTTACAACTACATTTCTCCTATTATTACTCGAAAATTCTACTCGTTTATCCATCGTTCTTCATCACCACCACCACGTACTCATCGCAAATTTTACAATAATTACTACCAATATCAACAATGTCATAAAAGTACTTCACCTATATATGTGGACCATCTCTTCCCCGAACCTATACTGAAAAAACCAGCATGTCAAAATAAGATATCCGCACCTCAGACTGAAGAATTTGTCGCTTCAAGTAGTGGTGGTGATGTTAAATGTAGAAACAAGTTGGATCAAAAGGAGCAAGAGATTATTATGAAGGGTATTGAGGTAAATAATGCATTGAAAAAAGGTAAGACAATTATTGAGAGTAGTGGAATTAATAATTATAGAACatgtaataatattattgatGAATGGAGAACTCCTTCAATGCCACATATAAATGGAGTGGATAAAAGAGCTGAAGAATTTATATCTAAGGTTCGTGAAGATATGGAGCTTGAAAGACAAAAATCAATTCTTGATTTTCAAGAAATGTTGGCTAGAGGTGTTTAA